The region CTTCCTCCTGGGCCGCGCGCCGATGCCGGGGTTCCGCTGGTCCGATCTTGTCGGGAAGACCGTCATCGGGTTCGCCGAGGCGCCCACACCGTGGCAGTGCATGCTGACCGTGCTGCGGCGGAACGGCGTGGATCCGGCCGCCGTGCGCATCGAGCGTGAGCGCCACGTGCCGGAGGCGCTCGCGGCCTTCCGCGACGGGCACGGCGACTTCCTCGAGCAGACGCAGCCGATCGTCGAGCAGATGCTCGCAAGCGGCGAGGCCCACCTGGTCGCGTCCATGGGCGAGGCGACGGGGCCGGTGCCGTTCACCTCCTACATGACGACGCCCGACTTTCTCCGCCGTGAGCCCGACACCGTGCTCCGTTTTACGCGGGCGCTCTACCGCACACAGCGCTGGCTCGCGGGTCACGACGCCAAGGCCATTGCGGAGGTCATCGCGCCGGACTTCCCGAACATCGAGCGTGTGATCCTGGAGCGCGCCGTCGATCGTTTCTCGAGGCAGGGCACGTGGGCGCGTGACCCTATCCTGAGACAGCCCGGCTTCGACTACCTCCAGGAGATCCTTCAGACGGGCGGCTTCATCAGGAAGAGCCACCGCTACGAGGATCTCGTGGACACCTCGATCGCCGAACGGGCCGTCAGGGAGATGGAGGTGCGGCCCTGATCCTACCGACGCCACAGCTCTGGGCGGCCTGTCTGGCTGAGGCAGTTGGAGTCAGGTCTTGCAATCCAACATCAGGGCTCGGCAGATGATGGCTCGCTGCGGCGAAGTCCGGAGGGAAATGTAGGAATGCAAGACCTGACCCCGTGCTGAAGCCGTTGGGCGCGC is a window of Candidatus Methylomirabilota bacterium DNA encoding:
- a CDS encoding ABC transporter substrate-binding protein, with the translated sequence FLLGRAPMPGFRWSDLVGKTVIGFAEAPTPWQCMLTVLRRNGVDPAAVRIERERHVPEALAAFRDGHGDFLEQTQPIVEQMLASGEAHLVASMGEATGPVPFTSYMTTPDFLRREPDTVLRFTRALYRTQRWLAGHDAKAIAEVIAPDFPNIERVILERAVDRFSRQGTWARDPILRQPGFDYLQEILQTGGFIRKSHRYEDLVDTSIAERAVREMEVRP